The uncultured Hyphomonas sp. genome includes a region encoding these proteins:
- a CDS encoding acyl-CoA dehydrogenase family protein, whose protein sequence is MSFVFTEDHDLVREQVDRLLQAQPSAHMLRTMLNGDMAAARPAWQAVCEAGVPGTALPEHIGGNGLGYLDLCIIAEELGANMTPVPVTSSRFLALEALLPFKQDPVCADCIRSFAAGKRIGALVDCRQPLSGSIETQSQSASGTFNLPVDGLPADTVVAICADGQLVLIDLDQPDVAIRPTAPREPSWPVMTVTLSGADYHAVSKLPSSQTSPDNFLARSAILVAFQQLGGAERCLAQAVALGKDRRAFGRKIGSFQALKHMLADLYVTVELARSNCLYAAWALDNDAETLPLAGALAHVSATTAYLECAKGNLQVHGAMGFTWEADCHLHYRRSLWLAGCLGGRPAWRRMIAQHLRAEAQAQEHAHAV, encoded by the coding sequence ATGAGTTTTGTATTCACCGAAGACCACGACCTCGTTCGCGAACAGGTCGATCGCTTGCTCCAGGCGCAGCCATCCGCGCACATGCTGCGAACTATGCTGAACGGCGACATGGCAGCAGCCCGTCCGGCCTGGCAGGCGGTATGTGAGGCTGGCGTACCGGGTACAGCACTGCCCGAGCACATTGGGGGTAACGGCCTCGGCTACCTCGACCTGTGCATCATCGCCGAAGAACTCGGGGCTAACATGACGCCGGTGCCCGTGACGTCCTCTCGCTTCCTCGCCCTGGAAGCCCTGCTTCCGTTCAAGCAGGATCCGGTATGTGCAGACTGTATCCGATCCTTTGCCGCAGGCAAACGCATTGGCGCTCTGGTCGACTGCCGCCAACCTCTATCAGGGTCTATCGAGACGCAAAGCCAAAGCGCATCCGGCACGTTTAATTTGCCGGTAGACGGACTGCCAGCGGATACCGTCGTGGCAATTTGTGCCGATGGTCAACTCGTCCTGATTGATCTCGATCAGCCGGATGTCGCTATAAGGCCCACCGCACCGCGGGAACCGAGTTGGCCGGTCATGACTGTGACGCTTTCAGGTGCCGATTATCATGCAGTCAGTAAGTTGCCATCCTCGCAGACCAGCCCGGACAATTTTTTGGCCCGGTCGGCAATTCTTGTCGCTTTCCAGCAACTGGGGGGCGCCGAGCGCTGCCTGGCACAAGCCGTCGCGCTCGGAAAAGACCGTCGTGCATTCGGACGCAAGATCGGGAGCTTCCAGGCACTCAAGCATATGCTGGCCGATCTTTATGTCACGGTCGAACTGGCCCGCTCCAATTGTCTCTACGCCGCTTGGGCGCTGGATAATGATGCAGAGACCTTGCCACTGGCGGGTGCCCTGGCGCACGTATCCGCGACAACTGCCTATCTCGAATGCGCGAAAGGCAACCTCCAGGTTCATGGCGCCATGGGCTTCACTTGGGAGGCCGATTGCCACCTCCACTACCGCAGGTCGCTCTGGCTCGCCGGCTGCCTCGGCGGCAGACCTGCGTGGAGGCGCATGATTGCCCAGCATTTGCGCGCCGAGGCACAAGCGCAGGAGCACGCCCATGCAGTTTGA
- a CDS encoding acyl-CoA dehydrogenase family protein gives MQFEDTPDEAEFRTRVRDWIDTNAPLDRVKAYRSGQCTRADLVADARAWQWTKYEAGWACIHWPEVFGGKDAPVIEKVIWDQEEARVSALNELVSIGQGMCAPTLIHYASDGQKLVHLPRIASGEEVWCQMFSEPSAGSDLAGLHTRAERKGDGWILNGQKIWTSWAHEADFGIILTRTDPTVPKHKGLTMFFIDMRTPGVDVRTIRQANGDHVFNEVFLTDVYVPDSQRLGDVNEGWRTSLTTLMNERLSIGRGIPTGLAEAVDYVVALERQVPDFSAGATFDEKIADWACQSYGLKFTSARLIYAVSQGNEPGPEASIGKLVAGRLMQEISAETWELTNGQPPADDVDLRARYNLLHAVLIRSPAVRIEGGSDEILRNIIGERVLGLPAEPRSDKHLAFNARSNRPQP, from the coding sequence ATGCAGTTTGAAGATACGCCAGACGAGGCCGAATTCCGCACACGTGTTCGCGACTGGATCGACACAAACGCCCCGCTCGACCGGGTGAAAGCCTATCGAAGCGGTCAGTGCACGCGTGCTGACCTCGTTGCGGACGCGCGCGCGTGGCAATGGACCAAGTATGAAGCGGGCTGGGCCTGCATCCACTGGCCTGAAGTTTTTGGCGGCAAAGACGCCCCGGTGATTGAAAAGGTCATATGGGACCAGGAAGAGGCTCGCGTGTCCGCGTTGAACGAACTGGTCAGCATCGGACAAGGCATGTGCGCGCCGACTCTGATACACTATGCGAGTGACGGCCAAAAATTGGTTCACCTGCCTCGCATCGCGAGCGGTGAGGAAGTCTGGTGCCAGATGTTTTCGGAGCCGTCCGCCGGTTCCGATCTGGCAGGCCTTCACACCCGAGCCGAGCGCAAGGGTGACGGCTGGATTCTCAATGGTCAGAAAATCTGGACATCCTGGGCCCATGAGGCCGACTTCGGTATAATCCTGACACGAACTGACCCGACTGTTCCCAAGCACAAGGGACTGACCATGTTTTTCATTGACATGCGAACGCCCGGTGTCGACGTGCGCACCATCCGACAGGCCAATGGCGATCACGTCTTCAATGAGGTTTTCCTGACGGATGTGTACGTGCCGGACAGCCAGAGACTGGGAGACGTCAATGAAGGCTGGCGCACCTCCCTGACAACTCTGATGAATGAACGTTTGTCTATCGGTCGTGGGATCCCCACCGGGCTTGCCGAAGCGGTGGACTATGTCGTCGCACTTGAACGCCAAGTGCCTGATTTCTCAGCGGGGGCAACGTTCGACGAAAAGATTGCGGACTGGGCGTGCCAGTCCTACGGCCTCAAGTTCACCTCCGCACGGCTGATTTACGCCGTATCCCAAGGCAATGAGCCGGGGCCTGAAGCGTCCATCGGCAAGCTGGTGGCAGGTCGCCTTATGCAGGAGATCTCGGCGGAGACGTGGGAGCTGACCAATGGCCAACCACCCGCTGACGATGTTGACCTGCGCGCGCGATACAACCTCCTGCATGCAGTCCTGATCCGGTCTCCAGCGGTCCGGATCGAGGGCGGCTCGGACGAGATACTCCGAAACATCATCGGCGAACGGGTGTTGGGCCTGCCTGCAGAGCCCCGATCGGACAAACACCTCGCCTTCAACGCCCGGTCAAATCGGCCGCAGCCTTAG
- a CDS encoding MFS transporter, with translation MTRARPITIAAVLALAAPSLTSQFISAPFIGVVPGLYAKYAGLSLGAISTIVLISRIFDAITDPIIGLLSDRYKRRWNTRKPWLVAGFAVTALAAWFVSAPPDGPAVFYFAAWSVVFYLGWTMIEVPHNAWSAEITANYNRRTTVFFAKTMFAAVGALAFALVPLLPIFNTTEFTFETMRVTALVFFGLGILCVTAAIVLAPSGTSQAPNKPQMPIGPTYLVSMFSNGPFRRFVIAFLISGLAAGMNGTLQFLYIDTYLGLGEHVSIALGSGVLLGIFGIVAWYLIMLRMEKHRAWAISLALGSAWILAPAFLTPGEQSLIPYMIMFAGMVLSVGAGLIAPYTLLGDIVDFDRWKTGEDRAGGFFAVFLFAVKLNTALGGALAFLVLDASGFDATANSQSALAGVGIRLAFAIIPATLFLTACAIMWTYPLTRDRHARILADLEAQKALEAG, from the coding sequence ATGACCAGGGCAAGACCCATCACCATCGCAGCCGTGCTGGCATTGGCTGCTCCCTCTCTCACATCTCAGTTCATCAGTGCCCCGTTCATCGGCGTGGTGCCTGGACTCTACGCGAAGTACGCCGGTCTCTCGCTCGGCGCGATCTCCACCATCGTCCTCATTTCGAGGATATTCGATGCTATAACCGACCCGATCATCGGGCTCCTGTCAGACAGGTACAAACGGCGTTGGAATACACGCAAGCCATGGCTCGTCGCAGGTTTCGCGGTAACGGCGCTGGCTGCCTGGTTCGTCAGCGCCCCGCCGGATGGCCCGGCCGTCTTTTATTTTGCGGCCTGGAGTGTCGTCTTCTATCTTGGCTGGACGATGATCGAAGTGCCCCACAACGCATGGTCGGCAGAGATCACCGCGAACTACAATCGTCGAACGACGGTCTTTTTCGCCAAAACCATGTTCGCCGCCGTGGGTGCACTCGCCTTCGCGCTGGTTCCGCTCTTACCAATCTTCAACACAACGGAGTTCACGTTCGAAACCATGCGCGTCACCGCGCTGGTCTTTTTCGGTCTGGGCATCCTGTGCGTGACGGCGGCGATCGTACTTGCGCCGAGCGGCACGAGCCAGGCGCCAAACAAGCCACAGATGCCAATCGGCCCCACCTACCTCGTATCGATGTTCAGCAATGGTCCCTTTCGGCGCTTTGTGATCGCCTTCCTGATCAGCGGCCTTGCTGCAGGGATGAACGGCACGCTCCAGTTCCTCTACATCGACACCTATCTCGGTCTCGGAGAGCACGTATCCATTGCGCTCGGAAGCGGGGTTCTGCTCGGAATATTCGGCATTGTCGCCTGGTATCTCATCATGCTCCGTATGGAAAAGCACCGGGCCTGGGCCATCTCGCTTGCGCTTGGATCCGCCTGGATTTTGGCGCCCGCCTTCCTCACACCCGGCGAACAGTCGCTGATCCCTTACATGATCATGTTTGCCGGTATGGTCCTCTCCGTCGGTGCGGGCTTGATCGCACCCTACACGCTGCTAGGCGATATTGTGGACTTCGACCGCTGGAAGACTGGAGAGGACCGTGCGGGTGGGTTTTTCGCGGTGTTCCTCTTTGCGGTGAAGCTGAACACGGCGCTCGGTGGCGCGCTTGCGTTCCTGGTTCTCGATGCAAGCGGTTTTGACGCGACGGCGAACAGCCAGAGCGCACTTGCAGGAGTTGGTATCCGGCTCGCATTTGCGATCATTCCGGCGACCCTCTTCCTGACCGCCTGCGCGATCATGTGGACCTATCCACTTACCCGAGACCGCCACGCCAGGATCCTCGCCGACCTTGAGGCCCAAAAAGCGCTCGAGGCCGGCTGA
- a CDS encoding ABC transporter ATP-binding protein has product METQNGADIIDVRNLIYTYPKTSQPAVKGVTFSVQRGEIFGLLGPSGAGKSTIQKVLTHQFRKLQHGAVSVLGRDIQSWGADYYEKIGVGFELPNHFLRLTGAENLRFFASLYKSETRDPLELLELVGLGKAANVRVSDYSKGMMMRLNFVRALVHDPDLLFFDEPTSGLDPVNARIVKQIIFDQRSRGKTVVLTTHNMFDVEELCDRCGFMVRGQMAALDTVETLKARYGQRNVEMTYLDHDNRTQTAMFPLDGLGANPNFQSALNGYEVQTIHSQEATLDQVFVEVTGVDLQADDELPVTQ; this is encoded by the coding sequence ATGGAAACTCAGAACGGCGCCGACATCATCGATGTGCGCAACCTAATCTATACTTATCCGAAAACTTCACAGCCGGCCGTAAAGGGGGTTACGTTCTCCGTTCAAAGGGGCGAAATCTTCGGCCTGCTGGGGCCATCTGGCGCAGGGAAAAGTACTATTCAGAAAGTCCTGACCCACCAATTCAGGAAGCTTCAGCACGGTGCAGTCTCCGTGCTTGGGCGAGACATTCAGTCCTGGGGTGCGGATTACTACGAAAAGATCGGGGTCGGCTTCGAATTGCCCAACCATTTCCTGCGCCTTACTGGAGCGGAAAACCTCCGCTTCTTCGCTTCCCTCTACAAGAGTGAGACCAGAGACCCGCTGGAGCTTCTCGAACTGGTCGGGCTCGGCAAGGCGGCGAATGTCCGAGTGTCTGACTATTCCAAAGGCATGATGATGCGCCTAAATTTTGTTCGCGCGCTCGTGCATGACCCCGATCTTCTATTCTTCGATGAGCCGACCTCTGGTCTCGACCCGGTAAATGCACGCATCGTGAAGCAGATCATTTTTGACCAGCGCAGCCGAGGAAAAACCGTCGTTCTGACTACACACAACATGTTCGATGTGGAAGAGCTCTGCGACCGGTGCGGCTTCATGGTGCGCGGACAAATGGCAGCGCTAGACACCGTTGAGACGCTCAAGGCGCGATATGGTCAGCGCAATGTTGAGATGACCTACCTTGATCATGACAACCGCACTCAAACGGCCATGTTCCCGCTTGATGGGCTCGGCGCAAACCCGAACTTCCAATCCGCACTTAATGGGTATGAGGTCCAGACGATTCATAGTCAGGAAGCGACCCTGGATCAGGTGTTCGTTGAGGTTACTGGCGTGGACCTTCAGGCTGACGACGAACTGCCGGTGACGCAATGA
- a CDS encoding AMP-binding protein: MTPESAADECLTVPGCLEWTSSFFPEEIALADEGRCIRYRELDDNTRAAASCLLSRWVSPGDKVAVIGENSAAHMQVLYSVFRSGCCLVPLSTFLSSEAAARILDDADVQLVIAGGDYLNAAQKAIGLCRAKPNLIGLDELELAAQAQPLISLPDIDPSTDAIIVYSSGTTGTPKGIVGSHALRALQTKGFAALGAEPGRYTLLSTPLASNWTLAGLFSTLWNGGAVYIARRFRALAFIGLAEQLQPKITFLVPTQIERLLEQSNLAEACLAEDCIKLCAGSPIAPDKKLAFHRTWPGSFIEIYSMTESTVTCSLDVGQHPDKARSVGVPAEGYRIAILGDDDRELPPGEVGEIAGWSQYMMKAYFKRETATAELRWAHPDGTIFHRTGDLGFLDSDGFLHISGRKKDMIITGGFNVYPSDLEAVLCSHPQVKEAAVIGLPCPRWGETPFAVITCRDPDTVTRSELLEWANGHLGKTQRLSGLDIVEGLPRGSLQKVLKAELRRTYAATEQDAPVQETQNM, translated from the coding sequence ATGACGCCTGAAAGTGCCGCCGATGAATGTTTGACGGTTCCGGGTTGTCTCGAATGGACTTCCTCCTTTTTCCCGGAAGAGATCGCGCTGGCTGATGAGGGGCGCTGCATTCGCTATCGCGAGCTGGATGATAATACGCGTGCTGCGGCGTCGTGCCTGTTGTCCCGATGGGTGTCGCCGGGAGACAAGGTCGCGGTGATTGGCGAGAACAGCGCCGCCCACATGCAGGTCCTCTACAGTGTGTTCCGCAGCGGATGCTGTCTCGTGCCGCTTTCGACATTTCTGAGTTCAGAGGCGGCTGCGCGTATTCTTGACGATGCAGACGTGCAACTGGTCATTGCCGGGGGCGACTATCTCAATGCAGCGCAGAAGGCGATAGGTCTCTGTCGTGCCAAGCCAAACTTGATCGGGTTGGACGAGTTGGAACTCGCCGCACAAGCCCAGCCGCTCATTTCGTTGCCTGATATAGATCCGTCCACGGATGCCATAATCGTGTATAGCTCGGGAACCACGGGCACTCCGAAGGGGATTGTCGGGTCTCATGCCCTGCGGGCGCTGCAGACGAAGGGGTTTGCGGCGCTTGGTGCAGAGCCGGGACGCTATACGCTCCTGTCAACACCCCTCGCGTCGAACTGGACCCTGGCTGGTCTGTTTTCCACGCTGTGGAATGGTGGCGCAGTCTATATTGCAAGGCGTTTCCGCGCGTTGGCCTTCATAGGCCTAGCGGAACAGCTGCAGCCAAAGATCACCTTCCTTGTGCCGACCCAGATCGAGCGGCTCCTGGAACAGTCGAACCTGGCTGAGGCCTGCCTTGCTGAAGATTGTATCAAACTCTGCGCGGGGTCTCCTATCGCGCCGGACAAGAAACTCGCGTTTCATCGAACTTGGCCGGGCAGCTTCATCGAGATCTACAGCATGACGGAAAGCACTGTGACATGCTCTCTGGATGTCGGCCAGCATCCGGACAAGGCCCGGTCGGTAGGTGTGCCCGCAGAGGGCTATCGCATTGCGATCCTGGGGGACGATGACCGGGAGCTGCCCCCAGGTGAAGTCGGTGAGATTGCCGGATGGTCTCAGTACATGATGAAGGCCTACTTCAAGCGCGAGACCGCTACCGCTGAGCTGCGTTGGGCACATCCTGACGGCACAATATTTCACCGGACGGGTGATCTGGGTTTTCTCGATTCGGACGGCTTCCTACATATCAGTGGGCGGAAGAAGGATATGATCATCACCGGTGGCTTCAATGTCTATCCCAGTGACCTCGAAGCGGTGCTTTGCAGCCACCCTCAAGTGAAGGAGGCTGCCGTTATCGGGCTACCTTGCCCTCGATGGGGCGAGACTCCGTTCGCGGTGATTACATGCCGAGACCCCGACACTGTAACGCGTTCGGAACTGCTGGAATGGGCGAATGGGCATCTGGGTAAAACGCAGCGCTTGTCAGGTCTCGATATCGTTGAGGGCCTGCCGCGCGGTTCTTTACAGAAAGTACTGAAAGCGGAGTTACGCCGAACTTACGCCGCCACCGAGCAAGACGCACCCGTTCAGGAAACGCAGAACATGTAA
- a CDS encoding SDR family oxidoreductase: protein MGVEPNFENLFSVRGKTALVTGGSRGIGEMIAAGLVAAGARVYICARKAEVCDAAANRMSDQYRGECVSLPSDLSNMAGIEHLVSRFAEREETLDILVNNAGASWGGSIDEFPEHGWDKVMDVNVKGVFFLTQKLLPMLRGAGTAKDPARVINIGSVDGLKSSHFDVFSYGASKAAVHHLTRFLAAHLTRDYVNCNAIAPGPYPTQMLGSGFGGRMDDELWDQFGDANPSGRIGAAEDIAGLVIFLSSRAGAYVVGEVIASDGGIVGTR, encoded by the coding sequence GTGGGCGTGGAGCCAAATTTTGAGAACCTGTTTTCAGTTCGCGGCAAGACAGCTTTGGTAACAGGGGGATCACGCGGCATCGGAGAGATGATTGCGGCGGGGCTCGTCGCTGCGGGGGCGCGGGTCTACATTTGCGCTCGCAAAGCGGAGGTCTGTGATGCAGCCGCCAATAGAATGAGCGATCAGTATAGGGGCGAATGTGTGTCCCTGCCGTCAGACTTGTCCAACATGGCGGGGATCGAGCATCTGGTCTCCCGCTTCGCGGAGCGGGAGGAAACGCTCGATATTCTCGTCAACAATGCCGGCGCATCCTGGGGAGGGTCGATCGACGAGTTCCCTGAACACGGATGGGACAAGGTGATGGACGTCAATGTAAAAGGCGTTTTCTTCCTTACGCAGAAACTGCTGCCCATGTTGCGAGGCGCTGGAACAGCCAAAGACCCGGCGCGGGTCATAAATATTGGCTCAGTTGACGGTCTGAAATCGTCTCACTTCGACGTGTTTTCTTATGGCGCGTCCAAGGCAGCGGTACATCATCTGACGCGGTTTCTCGCCGCGCACCTCACGCGGGACTACGTTAACTGTAACGCGATTGCGCCCGGACCTTATCCGACGCAGATGCTCGGGTCCGGATTTGGTGGGCGCATGGACGACGAGCTGTGGGATCAGTTCGGCGATGCCAATCCGAGCGGACGTATCGGGGCGGCCGAGGACATCGCGGGGCTCGTGATATTCCTCAGCTCGCGCGCCGGTGCCTATGTTGTGGGTGAAGTGATCGCCAGCGATGGAGGGATCGTTGGAACACGCTGA
- a CDS encoding IS6 family transposase, translating to MTKSPFRYFKTSPEIIQLAVMMYVRFPLSLRNVEDLLHERGVDICYETVRHWVDRFGTYFAHKIRQSRSEGMRQRTQWQWHLDEVFVKIRGSTHYLWCAVDHEGEVLESFVTKTRDKASALKFLRKAMRRYGNPQVIVTDRCPSYRAAMKEIGNAKRQECGRRLNNRAENSHLPFRRRGRAMSRFRRMRNLQKFASIHSSVYNHFNHQRNIESRARFKSLRDAALLEWREVIAV from the coding sequence ATGACGAAATCCCCATTCCGCTACTTCAAGACGTCGCCCGAGATTATCCAGCTTGCGGTGATGATGTACGTGCGCTTTCCACTGTCGCTACGAAATGTCGAAGATCTGCTTCACGAGCGAGGGGTCGACATTTGTTATGAGACGGTGAGGCATTGGGTAGATCGCTTCGGTACTTATTTTGCGCACAAGATCCGCCAATCCCGATCAGAGGGGATGCGCCAGCGAACACAGTGGCAATGGCACCTGGATGAGGTGTTTGTGAAGATCCGTGGGTCGACCCACTATCTATGGTGTGCCGTTGATCATGAAGGTGAAGTTCTCGAGTCATTTGTCACGAAGACTCGCGATAAGGCTTCCGCATTGAAATTCCTGAGAAAAGCCATGAGACGTTACGGCAACCCACAGGTGATCGTGACGGATCGTTGCCCCTCATATCGTGCCGCCATGAAAGAAATCGGAAACGCGAAACGCCAGGAATGCGGCCGACGCCTGAACAATCGTGCCGAAAATTCCCACCTTCCTTTCCGCCGACGAGGGCGGGCGATGTCGCGCTTCCGGCGAATGCGAAATCTGCAAAAGTTCGCTTCAATCCATTCGTCTGTGTACAATCACTTCAATCATCAACGGAATATCGAGAGCAGGGCCAGGTTCAAATCGCTGCGCGACGCCGCCCTTCTCGAATGGCGCGAGGTGATCGCTGTCTGA
- a CDS encoding MBL fold metallo-hydrolase: protein MTNQPTPRTIFAAAISVVFAVALPMTASAEQETPYSKINAAAAASPIEATPLRGNLTMLSGSGGNITVFAGKDGLFLVDTGITVSQAKIEKALNDIQPGPISYVVNTHWHWDHTDGNGWAHRDGATIIAQAHTARHLTETIEVVEWGHTFPPAPTGYEPTALIDKSRKILFNGENVTINRYVDSHTDGDLAVYFPKADVLATGDTYWNGIYPFIDYVEGGGIDGMIAAANENIDMADVDTLVVPGHGPVGSRATLIEYRDMLVAIRSRVAALKASGLSLEAAIAAKPTADYDAKWGGGVISPALMTELVYRGVSN, encoded by the coding sequence ATGACAAACCAACCCACCCCGCGCACTATCTTCGCGGCGGCGATCTCCGTCGTATTCGCTGTCGCCCTACCGATGACCGCGAGCGCCGAACAAGAGACTCCCTATTCAAAGATCAACGCGGCAGCCGCCGCTTCGCCGATCGAAGCCACCCCCTTGCGCGGGAACCTGACAATGCTCTCCGGCTCCGGTGGTAACATCACAGTATTCGCCGGAAAAGATGGCCTGTTCCTCGTGGATACAGGGATAACCGTTTCCCAAGCAAAGATCGAGAAAGCGCTCAACGACATCCAGCCTGGACCGATCTCTTATGTCGTTAACACTCACTGGCACTGGGATCACACAGATGGCAATGGCTGGGCTCATAGAGACGGCGCCACAATCATCGCACAGGCGCACACGGCAAGGCACCTCACAGAGACAATCGAAGTTGTCGAGTGGGGGCATACCTTCCCGCCTGCACCAACCGGCTACGAGCCAACGGCTCTCATCGATAAGAGCCGCAAGATCCTCTTCAATGGCGAAAACGTGACGATCAACCGCTACGTCGATTCGCATACTGATGGTGATCTTGCTGTGTATTTTCCGAAGGCTGATGTCCTGGCAACAGGTGACACCTACTGGAACGGCATCTACCCCTTTATCGACTATGTGGAAGGCGGCGGGATCGACGGTATGATCGCTGCAGCAAATGAAAATATCGACATGGCGGACGTCGACACTCTTGTCGTTCCCGGACACGGGCCGGTCGGCTCGCGAGCAACCCTCATCGAGTATCGCGATATGCTGGTGGCGATCCGGTCGAGAGTCGCAGCCCTGAAGGCAAGCGGTCTCTCTCTCGAAGCCGCAATCGCCGCAAAGCCGACGGCAGACTATGACGCGAAATGGGGTGGCGGCGTTATCAGCCCTGCGCTCATGACAGAGCTTGTTTATCGCGGCGTCTCAAACTGA
- a CDS encoding DNA starvation/stationary phase protection protein: MTMELTASPSNVLCNEHSGISEHAAKEIGVSLAALLADLFAVYVKTKNFHWHVTGPHFHDYHRMFDEQANQILGSTDLVAERARKLGVPALKSISDIASKQRVRDNDDAYVPAPAMLSELQQNNRYLAEQMRGLHELCEELSDIATAGLIETLIDEAEQRAWFLQASQAMPSG; this comes from the coding sequence ATGACGATGGAACTCACTGCCAGCCCGTCGAATGTTTTATGTAATGAACATTCAGGCATCAGCGAACATGCCGCCAAAGAAATCGGCGTCTCTCTGGCTGCGTTGCTCGCCGATCTCTTCGCCGTGTACGTCAAGACGAAAAACTTCCACTGGCACGTAACCGGACCTCACTTCCACGACTACCACCGGATGTTTGACGAGCAGGCGAACCAAATTCTGGGTTCAACGGACCTTGTCGCGGAACGCGCACGTAAGCTGGGTGTGCCCGCCCTGAAGTCCATCTCGGATATCGCGTCCAAACAACGTGTACGCGACAATGATGACGCATATGTCCCGGCGCCGGCGATGCTTAGCGAATTGCAGCAGAACAATCGATATCTCGCTGAGCAGATGCGGGGCCTCCACGAACTGTGTGAAGAGCTCAGCGACATTGCAACTGCTGGCTTGATCGAGACGCTCATCGACGAGGCCGAACAGCGTGCCTGGTTCCTGCAGGCCAGTCAGGCGATGCCCTCCGGATAG
- a CDS encoding NAD-dependent succinate-semialdehyde dehydrogenase: protein MAYRTLNPATETVEANFETLSDPALMNALDVAAAAYRNVWSRSAVSTRSAVMAKVAELMRSEIEHLAALAVRDMGKLFTHAIGELQLAAAILDYYAQEGERLLAPKPVEGYEGATVHTLPLGVILAVEPWNFPYYQIARVAGPQLMAGNVLLVKHASNVPQCAAAIEDLFRRAGAPAGIYTNLFASTDQVARLIDDDQVRGVTLTGSEGAGASVAERAARKLKKSVLELGGSDPMIVLEDAPVDATIANAVAGRMNNTGQSCVATKRMIVVGRARGQLFLDAMIAALGALQPGDPMDPATQLGPVSSEKALADLLSQIDRAKAAGAQVVLGGRRIDRPGFYLEPTILTEVDEDNPIYSEELFGPVLAFHIVDTEEEALKIANAVRFGLGSAIFTADLAHAAELALQIESGMTFVNHPTWSAPQLPFGGIKASGYGRELGELGIGEFVNRKLVAVSPAGSPPFGAERAG from the coding sequence ATGGCCTATCGAACCCTTAACCCAGCCACAGAGACAGTCGAAGCCAATTTCGAAACACTTTCAGACCCGGCGCTTATGAACGCGCTTGACGTGGCAGCGGCTGCCTATCGCAACGTATGGTCTCGCAGCGCAGTGTCCACTCGATCCGCCGTCATGGCGAAGGTGGCAGAGCTCATGCGGTCAGAGATAGAACATCTGGCTGCTCTCGCTGTGCGAGACATGGGTAAGCTCTTCACACATGCAATCGGAGAACTTCAGCTCGCCGCAGCCATTCTGGACTACTATGCGCAGGAAGGAGAACGGCTCCTGGCCCCTAAACCGGTTGAAGGTTATGAGGGTGCGACGGTGCATACGCTCCCGCTTGGGGTCATTCTTGCTGTTGAGCCCTGGAATTTTCCCTACTATCAGATTGCGCGCGTCGCGGGGCCGCAACTGATGGCCGGCAACGTGCTCCTTGTGAAGCACGCCAGCAATGTCCCGCAGTGTGCCGCTGCAATTGAGGATCTCTTCCGGAGAGCCGGCGCTCCAGCCGGCATTTACACCAATCTGTTTGCGAGCACGGACCAAGTTGCTCGCTTGATCGATGATGATCAAGTACGCGGCGTCACCCTGACGGGAAGCGAGGGGGCCGGCGCCAGTGTTGCAGAGCGTGCCGCCAGAAAGCTCAAAAAATCCGTACTCGAACTTGGAGGATCAGATCCGATGATCGTTCTCGAGGACGCGCCGGTCGATGCAACGATCGCAAACGCCGTTGCCGGCCGAATGAACAATACCGGTCAAAGCTGCGTGGCGACCAAGCGTATGATCGTCGTCGGCAGAGCGCGAGGACAGCTTTTCCTCGACGCGATGATCGCCGCACTTGGGGCGCTCCAACCCGGGGATCCGATGGACCCCGCGACACAATTGGGTCCGGTTTCCTCTGAGAAGGCGCTTGCCGATCTCCTCTCCCAGATCGACCGAGCAAAAGCCGCGGGCGCGCAAGTCGTCCTTGGCGGCAGGCGAATTGATCGCCCGGGCTTCTATCTCGAGCCCACTATTCTCACTGAAGTTGACGAAGACAATCCTATCTATTCTGAGGAGCTCTTTGGTCCCGTACTCGCGTTCCACATTGTCGACACTGAGGAAGAAGCCCTGAAGATCGCAAATGCGGTCCGGTTTGGCCTCGGAAGCGCAATTTTTACGGCTGACCTCGCCCACGCCGCGGAACTGGCGCTGCAAATTGAGTCCGGCATGACTTTCGTCAATCACCCGACCTGGTCGGCCCCCCAACTTCCCTTCGGAGGCATCAAGGCATCCGGGTATGGCCGGGAACTCGGCGAACTTGGCATTGGCGAATTTGTGAACCGCAAGCTGGTCGCTGTTTCGCCGGCCGGCTCCCCCCCTTTCGGAGCGGAGCGCGCCGGCTGA